A region of the Sulfuricurvum kujiense DSM 16994 genome:
AATTATCTTCCTACCAAAAAATGGTATTTTCTTATATGAGCTCTGATGCTATATCCATCGCCCGTAAAAATCATTTTTTGTTTTCCCATACCCCTGTAGAGTATTCCATCAAAAATAAATCACTTCGCCCTCCTATGCTCTGTTTTAATGAAATCAAAGCTATATTTCCCCAATGTTCTGAAAGTGGAATCGGTCAAATTGAATCAAAACTAATTAATAAAGCCAGCCTCAAAGCCTCCTCAATCAGCCTCAATGAAGAAAATGACGACGACGATTTCATGGAAGACAATTCAGAAATTTGGTGGTCATATTCGGATATGTTCGCATTTAAAGAACTACTCAAGACTCAAAAATCGATACATAAATCGATTTTAGAAAATGCGTTAAAAGAATTGGATTCCCATAAGGAACAAGCTGATACTAGAGGTGATATTCACTCCAAGATGATATTTGAATTTCTTTACCATTTGGTCATTCGGCTTGATGGCAAACACAAGATCAGGCAAAAAACATTCAAAAATTATTTCTCAACACTAAGAGTCCATTTATTCAATAAAGTCAAAAATCTCGCAAATCCGCAAAATTATGAGATTCGGAAAATCATTCAATATCTTGAAAATAATGGGTATAAAAAGAAAACTGTTTTTAAGATCAAGTACCTAATTCGGCGTTTTTATCGCTTCCATTCTCATAATGGGATCAACATCGATATCGCGTTGAACAGCTATTCGAAGTCACTTGTTTTTGATTTTGAGATTGATTCCATTTTAGAAGAGCTTGAAATTGATTTCCGGCTTCAGCATAATTTTAAAAGAGAAGGGAAGTGGGTCAGATTACAACTACTCCAACAAAAAGTGCTTGTATTATTGACTTTCTATACTGGAATGAGAAAAAAGGAGATCCTTTCGCGTTTATGGAAAGATTTCATGCTTTTTGGCAACGAAATCATAGTGGATGTCAATAATGAAGGAATGAAGCCTCTTGGATGGAATTTGAAAACAAGAAATGCAAAACGCAAAATATCTGTAAAGATTCCTATTCCTCACCACCTTGAATTGATCAAAGAGTGGTATGATCTTCGCTCCTCCACCTCCAAAAGCGGGTATTTATTTGTAACACAAAAAAGCAACGGATCCCCTAAGGTCAAAGAACCT
Encoded here:
- a CDS encoding tyrosine-type recombinase/integrase — encoded protein: MFESSLMLFIEKAKKHPSIPKNFIDSVVLVLNRIHNNTNAKEVEIINQKFVFNTSFIEYFANIIDLPKSSDNTIYYKNFLRLKKFKIIHQKSSDFYPNRLRLLSINPNPISLLHEEFSQIDQYLEAKKAFLHDLDSIQDKYTLIGALSIYLHYYHFPNFTKKELYSLSRCHYSVIDSNRVCLFYPKRSPLALNDSGNTFYQSVLLDEIASKLFLYDKNLFTNLDTAYIYKQLSSYQKMVFSYMSSDAISIARKNHFLFSHTPVEYSIKNKSLRPPMLCFNEIKAIFPQCSESGIGQIESKLINKASLKASSISLNEENDDDDFMEDNSEIWWSYSDMFAFKELLKTQKSIHKSILENALKELDSHKEQADTRGDIHSKMIFEFLYHLVIRLDGKHKIRQKTFKNYFSTLRVHLFNKVKNLANPQNYEIRKIIQYLENNGYKKKTVFKIKYLIRRFYRFHSHNGINIDIALNSYSKSLVFDFEIDSILEELEIDFRLQHNFKREGKWVRLQLLQQKVLVLLTFYTGMRKKEILSRLWKDFMLFGNEIIVDVNNEGMKPLGWNLKTRNAKRKISVKIPIPHHLELIKEWYDLRSSTSKSGYLFVTQKSNGSPKVKEPLPESIIEIFNTIIAEKTGRYCTFHSLRHSFATYAFLEILRLKQNFPYAIIELAVKLGHETPETTINTYVHYDVAQLLQTDVSVPQ